One Spinacia oleracea cultivar Varoflay chromosome 4, BTI_SOV_V1, whole genome shotgun sequence DNA segment encodes these proteins:
- the LOC110775347 gene encoding uncharacterized protein translates to MQNSSENSQAKQDERSTVEGSKHESFKSDAQESNAVDCLVHGLDCLNFQSEELEKSHERFGERGSGKDKGSCTFQSQAQEYDASNSTHECEFSGEMERALQHQAQLIRSYEAQEKDQRDWEEKYGENNDSCEPGSHSDVTEERDENKAAAAQLIDHNKAGMQTKSSMTDLNSFKLSPEAGRGSSEKQNVSEMQPRGSPAPDFAFSVANSNQYLELAGRNLLHEGLGPSAFSDSASNDEELSSSVGTVLDALQEAKLLIKQQMNSLPETRISVGRDIETCVPSNRDVDWLKFPVGCPGLFRVPTDHEGQSLSRQFVSKPSGDSFFTSPDNSIRQPRFDFHFGTNISASRNSDELTNSNSSFPDLFPRMLSNQMMGSQFLGNQAGILPYGNSSFQNHDVRPNTYR, encoded by the exons ATGCAAAATTCTTCAGAAAATAGTCAAGCTAAACAAGATGAAAG GTCAACAGTTGAAGGGTCAAAACATGAGTCTTTTAAGTCTGATGCTCAGGAAAGCAATGCTGTGGACTGCTTGGTTCATGGTCTTGATTGTTTGAATTTCCAGAGTGAGGAATTGGAAAAATCTCATGAAAGATTCGGTGAGAGAGGTTCCGGAAAGGATAAAGGTTCTTGCACCTTTCAATCTCAAGCACAAGAATATGATGCTAGTAATTCCACGCATGAATGTGAATTTAGTGGTGAGATGGAAAGAGCTCTCCAACATCAAGCACAACTTATAAGATCTTATGAAGCTCAGGAAAAAGATCAAAGAGATTGGGAAGAGAAATATGGAGAAAATAAT GATTCATGTGAACCGGGTAGCCATTCAGACGTGACAGAGGAGAGAGATGAGAACAAAGCAGCAGCTGCTCAGCTCATTGACCATAATAAAGCTGGGATGCAGACCAAATCATCAATGACTGATTTGAATAGTTTCAAGCTATCCCCTGAGGCTGGTAGAGGTAGTTCAGAGAAACAAAACGTCAGTGAGATGCAGCCTCGTGGATCACCTGCTCCTGATTTTGCATTCTCTGTGGCGAATAGTAATCAATATTTGGAGCTTGCAGGAAGAAACTTGCTACATGAAGGTCTGGGCCCATCAGCATTCAGTGATAGTGCTTCCAATGATGAAGAACTATCTTCCAGTGTGGGAACAGTACTTGATGCCCTTCAAGAAGCTAAGCTACTGATCAAACAACAAATGAATAGTTTGCCAGAAACCAGGATATCTGTTGGGAGAGATATTGAAACTTGTGTTCCATCAAATAGAGATGTCGATTGGTTGAAATTTCCTGTCGGATGTCCTGGTCTTTTCAGAGTGCCAACTGATCACGAGGGTCAATCTCTCAGTCGCCAATTTGTTTCAAAGCCTAGTGGTGATTCCTTCTTCACCAGTCCGGACAACTCTATTAGGCAGCCAAGATTTGACTTTCATTTTGGCACCAACATATCAGCTTCTAGAAATTCAGACGAAttaacaaattcaaattcaagctTCCCAGACTTGTTCCCGCGTATGTTATCAAATCAGATGATGGGCAGCCAGTTCCTGGGGAATCAAGCTGGAATACTCCCATATGGAAACTCATCGTTCCAAAATCATGATGTTAGACCGAATACGTACAGATAG